From a region of the Pan paniscus chromosome 19, NHGRI_mPanPan1-v2.0_pri, whole genome shotgun sequence genome:
- the HAP1 gene encoding huntingtin-associated protein 1 isoform X5 codes for MRPKRSGRCCAGSRLGPGDPAALTCAPSPSASPAPEPSAQPQARGTGQRAGSLAASGSQFLSEARTGARPASEAGAKAGARRPSAFSAIQGDVRSMPDNSDAPWTRFVFQGPFGSRATGRGTGKAAGIWKTPASYVGRRPGVSGPERAAFIRELEEALCPNLPLPVKKITQEDVKVMLYLLEELLPPVWESVTYGMVLLQRERDLNTAARIGQSLVKQNSVLMEENSKLEALLGSAKEEILHLRHQVNLRDELLQLYSDSDEEDEDEDEEEEEEEEQEEEEAEEDQQCAHPCDAPKLILQEALLHQHHCPQLEALQEKLRLLEEENHQLREEASQLDTLEDEEQMLILECVEQFSEASQQMAELSEVLVLRLENYERQQQEVARLQAQVLKLQQRCRMYGAETEKLQKQLASEKEIQMQLQEEETLPGFQETLAEERRTSLRRMISDPVYFMERNYEMPRGDTSSLRYDFRYSEDREQVQGFEAEEGLMLAADIMRGEDFTPAEELVPQEELGAAKKVPAEEGVMEEAELVSEETEGWEEVELELDEATWMNVVTSALEASGLGPSHLDMNYVLQQLANWQDAHYRRQLRWKMLQKSECPHGALPAASRTSCRSSCR; via the exons ATGCGCCCGAAGAGGTCGGGCCGGTGCTGCGCGGGGAGCCGGCTCGGACCCGGGGACCCAGCAGCCCTCACCTGTGCACCTTCGCCCTCAGCCAGTCCCGCTCCGGAGCCCTCTGCGCAGCCGCAGGCACGGGGCACTGGACAGAGAGCAGGATCCCTAGCCGCCTCTGGATCCCAGTTCCTCTCGGAAGCCCGCACCGGAGCTCGCCCAGCCTCCGAGGCTGGAGCCAAGGCAGGAGCCCGGCGCCCGTCCGCATTCTCGGCCATCCAAGGGGATGTCCGGTCTATGCCCGACAATTCGGACGCGCCGTGGACCCGCTTCGTATTCCAAGGGCCGTTTGGTTCCCGGGCCACTGGCCGGGGGACTGGAAAGGCAGCGGGCATCTGGAAGACGCCAGCCTCCTACGTTGGCCGGCGACCCGGGGTGTCCGGCCCTGAGCGCGCCGCCTTTATTCGGGAGCTGGAGGAAG CACTGTGTCCTAACCTACCTCTGCCAGTCAAAAAGATCACCCAGGAAGACGTCAAAGTGATGTTATATTTGCTGGAGGAG CTTCTCCCACCTGTCTGGGAGAGCGTTACCTATGGGATGGTCCttctgcagagagagagggaccTGAACACTGCAGCTCGCATTGGCCAGTCCCTGGTGAAACAGAACAGTGTTTTGATGGAGGAGAACAGCAAGCTGGAAGCCCTGCTGGGCTCAGCCAAGGAGGAG ATTTTACACCTCAGACACCAGGTGAACTTGCGGGATGAGCTCCTCCAGCTCTACTCAGATTCTGAtgaggaggatgaggatgaggatgaagaagaggaggaggaagaggaacaggaagaagaggaagcagaGGAAGACCAGCAGTGTGCTCATCCCTGTGATGCCCCTAAGCT GATTTTGCAGGAGGCATTGCTGCACCAGCACCACTGCCCACAGCTGGAAGCCTTGCAGGAGAAGCTGAGGCTGCTGGAGGAGGAGAATCATCAGCTGAGAGAAGAG GCCTCTCAACTCGACACTCTTGAGGATGAGGAACAGATGCTCATTCTGGAGTGTGTGGAGCAGTTTT CGGAGGCCAGCCAACAGATGGCTGAGCTGTCGGAGGTGCTGGTGCTCAGGCTGGAAAACTATGAACGGCAGCAGCAGGAGGTCGCTCGGCTGCAGGCCCAGGTGCTGAAGCTGCAGCAGCGCTGCCGGATG TATGGGGCTGAGACTGAAAAGTTGCAGAAGCAGCTGGCTTCAGAGAAGGAAATCCAGATGCAGCTCCAGGAAGAG GAGACTCTTCCTGGTTTCCAGGAGACGCTGGCTGAGGAGCGCAGAACGTCTCTAAGGAGGATGATCTCAGACCCTGTGTATTTTATGGAGAG GAATTATGAGATGCCCAGAGGGGACACATCCAGCCTAAG GTATGATTTTCGCTACAGTGAGGATCGAGAGCAGGTGCAGGGGTTTGAGGCTGAGGAAGGGTTGATGCTGGCAGCAGATATTATGCGGGGGGAAGATTTCACGCCTGCGGAGGAGTTGGTGCCCCAGGAGGAGCTGGGGGCTGCCAAGAAGGTGCCGGCTGAGGAAGGGGTGATGGAAGAGGCAGAGCTGGTGTCAGAGGAGACCGAGGGCTGGGAGGAGGTGGAACTGGAGCTGGATGAGGCAACGTGGATGAACGTGGTGACATCAGCCCTGGAGGCCAGCGGCTTGGGCCCTTCACACCTGGACATGAATTATGTCCTCCAGCAGCTGGCCAACTGGCAAGATGCCCATTACAGGCGGCAGCTGAGGTGGAAGATGCTCCAGAAAAGTGAGTGCCCCCACGGGGCCCTCCCTGCCGCCAGCCGGACAAGCTGCAGATCGTCGTGCCGATGA
- the HAP1 gene encoding huntingtin-associated protein 1 isoform X1 — MRPKRSGRCCAGSRLGPGDPAALTCAPSPSASPAPEPSAQPQARGTGQRAGSLAASGSQFLSEARTGARPASEAGAKAGARRPSAFSAIQGDVRSMPDNSDAPWTRFVFQGPFGSRATGRGTGKAAGIWKTPASYVGRRPGVSGPERAAFIRELEEALCPNLPLPVKKITQEDVKVMLYLLEELLPPVWESVTYGMVLLQRERDLNTAARIGQSLVKQNSVLMEENSKLEALLGSAKEEILHLRHQVNLRDELLQLYSDSDEEDEDEDEEEEEEEEQEEEEAEEDQQCAHPCDAPKLILQEALLHQHHCPQLEALQEKLRLLEEENHQLREEASQLDTLEDEEQMLILECVEQFSEASQQMAELSEVLVLRLENYERQQQEVARLQAQVLKLQQRCRMYGAETEKLQKQLASEKEIQMQLQEELQDLREKYMDCGGMLIETQEEVKTLRQQPPVSTGSATHYPYSVPLETLPGFQETLAEERRTSLRRMISDPVYFMERNYEMPRGDTSSLRYDFRYSEDREQVQGFEAEEGLMLAADIMRGEDFTPAEELVPQEELGAAKKVPAEEGVMEEAELVSEETEGWEEVELELDEATWMNVVTSALEASGLGPSHLDMNYVLQQLANWQDAHYRRQLRWKMLQKSECPHGALPAASRTSCRSSCR, encoded by the exons ATGCGCCCGAAGAGGTCGGGCCGGTGCTGCGCGGGGAGCCGGCTCGGACCCGGGGACCCAGCAGCCCTCACCTGTGCACCTTCGCCCTCAGCCAGTCCCGCTCCGGAGCCCTCTGCGCAGCCGCAGGCACGGGGCACTGGACAGAGAGCAGGATCCCTAGCCGCCTCTGGATCCCAGTTCCTCTCGGAAGCCCGCACCGGAGCTCGCCCAGCCTCCGAGGCTGGAGCCAAGGCAGGAGCCCGGCGCCCGTCCGCATTCTCGGCCATCCAAGGGGATGTCCGGTCTATGCCCGACAATTCGGACGCGCCGTGGACCCGCTTCGTATTCCAAGGGCCGTTTGGTTCCCGGGCCACTGGCCGGGGGACTGGAAAGGCAGCGGGCATCTGGAAGACGCCAGCCTCCTACGTTGGCCGGCGACCCGGGGTGTCCGGCCCTGAGCGCGCCGCCTTTATTCGGGAGCTGGAGGAAG CACTGTGTCCTAACCTACCTCTGCCAGTCAAAAAGATCACCCAGGAAGACGTCAAAGTGATGTTATATTTGCTGGAGGAG CTTCTCCCACCTGTCTGGGAGAGCGTTACCTATGGGATGGTCCttctgcagagagagagggaccTGAACACTGCAGCTCGCATTGGCCAGTCCCTGGTGAAACAGAACAGTGTTTTGATGGAGGAGAACAGCAAGCTGGAAGCCCTGCTGGGCTCAGCCAAGGAGGAG ATTTTACACCTCAGACACCAGGTGAACTTGCGGGATGAGCTCCTCCAGCTCTACTCAGATTCTGAtgaggaggatgaggatgaggatgaagaagaggaggaggaagaggaacaggaagaagaggaagcagaGGAAGACCAGCAGTGTGCTCATCCCTGTGATGCCCCTAAGCT GATTTTGCAGGAGGCATTGCTGCACCAGCACCACTGCCCACAGCTGGAAGCCTTGCAGGAGAAGCTGAGGCTGCTGGAGGAGGAGAATCATCAGCTGAGAGAAGAG GCCTCTCAACTCGACACTCTTGAGGATGAGGAACAGATGCTCATTCTGGAGTGTGTGGAGCAGTTTT CGGAGGCCAGCCAACAGATGGCTGAGCTGTCGGAGGTGCTGGTGCTCAGGCTGGAAAACTATGAACGGCAGCAGCAGGAGGTCGCTCGGCTGCAGGCCCAGGTGCTGAAGCTGCAGCAGCGCTGCCGGATG TATGGGGCTGAGACTGAAAAGTTGCAGAAGCAGCTGGCTTCAGAGAAGGAAATCCAGATGCAGCTCCAGGAAGAG CTGCAGGACCTGCGGGAGAAGTACATGGATTGTGGGGGCATGCTGATTGAGACGCAGGAGGAGGTGAAGACCCTCCGCCAGCAACCCCCGGTGTCCACTGGGTCTGCCACCCATTACCCATACAGCGTGCCTCTG GAGACTCTTCCTGGTTTCCAGGAGACGCTGGCTGAGGAGCGCAGAACGTCTCTAAGGAGGATGATCTCAGACCCTGTGTATTTTATGGAGAG GAATTATGAGATGCCCAGAGGGGACACATCCAGCCTAAG GTATGATTTTCGCTACAGTGAGGATCGAGAGCAGGTGCAGGGGTTTGAGGCTGAGGAAGGGTTGATGCTGGCAGCAGATATTATGCGGGGGGAAGATTTCACGCCTGCGGAGGAGTTGGTGCCCCAGGAGGAGCTGGGGGCTGCCAAGAAGGTGCCGGCTGAGGAAGGGGTGATGGAAGAGGCAGAGCTGGTGTCAGAGGAGACCGAGGGCTGGGAGGAGGTGGAACTGGAGCTGGATGAGGCAACGTGGATGAACGTGGTGACATCAGCCCTGGAGGCCAGCGGCTTGGGCCCTTCACACCTGGACATGAATTATGTCCTCCAGCAGCTGGCCAACTGGCAAGATGCCCATTACAGGCGGCAGCTGAGGTGGAAGATGCTCCAGAAAAGTGAGTGCCCCCACGGGGCCCTCCCTGCCGCCAGCCGGACAAGCTGCAGATCGTCGTGCCGATGA
- the HAP1 gene encoding huntingtin-associated protein 1 isoform X10, translating into MRPKRSGRCCAGSRLGPGDPAALTCAPSPSASPAPEPSAQPQARGTGQRAGSLAASGSQFLSEARTGARPASEAGAKAGARRPSAFSAIQGDVRSMPDNSDAPWTRFVFQGPFGSRATGRGTGKAAGIWKTPASYVGRRPGVSGPERAAFIRELEEALCPNLPLPVKKITQEDVKVMLYLLEELLPPVWESVTYGMVLLQRERDLNTAARIGQSLVKQNSVLMEENSKLEALLGSAKEEILHLRHQVNLRDELLQLYSDSDEEDEDEDEEEEEEEEQEEEEAEEDQQCAHPCDAPKLILQEALLHQHHCPQLEALQEKLRLLEEENHQLREEASQLDTLEDEEQMLILECVEQFSEASQQMAELSEVLVLRLENYERQQQEVARLQAQVLKLQQRCRMYGAETEKLQKQLASEKEIQMQLQEELQDLREKYMDCGGMLIETQEEVKTLRQQPPVSTGSATHYPYSVPLETLPGFQETLAEERRTSLRRMISDPVYFMERNYEMPRGDTSSLSWPTGKMPITGGS; encoded by the exons ATGCGCCCGAAGAGGTCGGGCCGGTGCTGCGCGGGGAGCCGGCTCGGACCCGGGGACCCAGCAGCCCTCACCTGTGCACCTTCGCCCTCAGCCAGTCCCGCTCCGGAGCCCTCTGCGCAGCCGCAGGCACGGGGCACTGGACAGAGAGCAGGATCCCTAGCCGCCTCTGGATCCCAGTTCCTCTCGGAAGCCCGCACCGGAGCTCGCCCAGCCTCCGAGGCTGGAGCCAAGGCAGGAGCCCGGCGCCCGTCCGCATTCTCGGCCATCCAAGGGGATGTCCGGTCTATGCCCGACAATTCGGACGCGCCGTGGACCCGCTTCGTATTCCAAGGGCCGTTTGGTTCCCGGGCCACTGGCCGGGGGACTGGAAAGGCAGCGGGCATCTGGAAGACGCCAGCCTCCTACGTTGGCCGGCGACCCGGGGTGTCCGGCCCTGAGCGCGCCGCCTTTATTCGGGAGCTGGAGGAAG CACTGTGTCCTAACCTACCTCTGCCAGTCAAAAAGATCACCCAGGAAGACGTCAAAGTGATGTTATATTTGCTGGAGGAG CTTCTCCCACCTGTCTGGGAGAGCGTTACCTATGGGATGGTCCttctgcagagagagagggaccTGAACACTGCAGCTCGCATTGGCCAGTCCCTGGTGAAACAGAACAGTGTTTTGATGGAGGAGAACAGCAAGCTGGAAGCCCTGCTGGGCTCAGCCAAGGAGGAG ATTTTACACCTCAGACACCAGGTGAACTTGCGGGATGAGCTCCTCCAGCTCTACTCAGATTCTGAtgaggaggatgaggatgaggatgaagaagaggaggaggaagaggaacaggaagaagaggaagcagaGGAAGACCAGCAGTGTGCTCATCCCTGTGATGCCCCTAAGCT GATTTTGCAGGAGGCATTGCTGCACCAGCACCACTGCCCACAGCTGGAAGCCTTGCAGGAGAAGCTGAGGCTGCTGGAGGAGGAGAATCATCAGCTGAGAGAAGAG GCCTCTCAACTCGACACTCTTGAGGATGAGGAACAGATGCTCATTCTGGAGTGTGTGGAGCAGTTTT CGGAGGCCAGCCAACAGATGGCTGAGCTGTCGGAGGTGCTGGTGCTCAGGCTGGAAAACTATGAACGGCAGCAGCAGGAGGTCGCTCGGCTGCAGGCCCAGGTGCTGAAGCTGCAGCAGCGCTGCCGGATG TATGGGGCTGAGACTGAAAAGTTGCAGAAGCAGCTGGCTTCAGAGAAGGAAATCCAGATGCAGCTCCAGGAAGAG CTGCAGGACCTGCGGGAGAAGTACATGGATTGTGGGGGCATGCTGATTGAGACGCAGGAGGAGGTGAAGACCCTCCGCCAGCAACCCCCGGTGTCCACTGGGTCTGCCACCCATTACCCATACAGCGTGCCTCTG GAGACTCTTCCTGGTTTCCAGGAGACGCTGGCTGAGGAGCGCAGAACGTCTCTAAGGAGGATGATCTCAGACCCTGTGTATTTTATGGAGAG GAATTATGAGATGCCCAGAGGGGACACATCCAGCCTAAG CTGGCCAACTGGCAAGATGCCCATTACAGGCGGCAGCTGA
- the HAP1 gene encoding huntingtin-associated protein 1 isoform X11: MRPKRSGRCCAGSRLGPGDPAALTCAPSPSASPAPEPSAQPQARGTGQRAGSLAASGSQFLSEARTGARPASEAGAKAGARRPSAFSAIQGDVRSMPDNSDAPWTRFVFQGPFGSRATGRGTGKAAGIWKTPASYVGRRPGVSGPERAAFIRELEEALCPNLPLPVKKITQEDVKVMLYLLEELLPPVWESVTYGMVLLQRERDLNTAARIGQSLVKQNSVLMEENSKLEALLGSAKEEILHLRHQVNLRDELLQLYSDSDEEDEDEDEEEEEEEEQEEEEAEEDQQCAHPCDAPKLILQEALLHQHHCPQLEALQEKLRLLEEENHQLREEASQLDTLEDEEQMLILECVEQFSEASQQMAELSEVLVLRLENYERQQQEVARLQAQVLKLQQRCRMETLPGFQETLAEERRTSLRRMISDPVYFMERNYEMPRGDTSSLRAPAMDLRWVEKTLSLLYSPQVAGSSR; the protein is encoded by the exons ATGCGCCCGAAGAGGTCGGGCCGGTGCTGCGCGGGGAGCCGGCTCGGACCCGGGGACCCAGCAGCCCTCACCTGTGCACCTTCGCCCTCAGCCAGTCCCGCTCCGGAGCCCTCTGCGCAGCCGCAGGCACGGGGCACTGGACAGAGAGCAGGATCCCTAGCCGCCTCTGGATCCCAGTTCCTCTCGGAAGCCCGCACCGGAGCTCGCCCAGCCTCCGAGGCTGGAGCCAAGGCAGGAGCCCGGCGCCCGTCCGCATTCTCGGCCATCCAAGGGGATGTCCGGTCTATGCCCGACAATTCGGACGCGCCGTGGACCCGCTTCGTATTCCAAGGGCCGTTTGGTTCCCGGGCCACTGGCCGGGGGACTGGAAAGGCAGCGGGCATCTGGAAGACGCCAGCCTCCTACGTTGGCCGGCGACCCGGGGTGTCCGGCCCTGAGCGCGCCGCCTTTATTCGGGAGCTGGAGGAAG CACTGTGTCCTAACCTACCTCTGCCAGTCAAAAAGATCACCCAGGAAGACGTCAAAGTGATGTTATATTTGCTGGAGGAG CTTCTCCCACCTGTCTGGGAGAGCGTTACCTATGGGATGGTCCttctgcagagagagagggaccTGAACACTGCAGCTCGCATTGGCCAGTCCCTGGTGAAACAGAACAGTGTTTTGATGGAGGAGAACAGCAAGCTGGAAGCCCTGCTGGGCTCAGCCAAGGAGGAG ATTTTACACCTCAGACACCAGGTGAACTTGCGGGATGAGCTCCTCCAGCTCTACTCAGATTCTGAtgaggaggatgaggatgaggatgaagaagaggaggaggaagaggaacaggaagaagaggaagcagaGGAAGACCAGCAGTGTGCTCATCCCTGTGATGCCCCTAAGCT GATTTTGCAGGAGGCATTGCTGCACCAGCACCACTGCCCACAGCTGGAAGCCTTGCAGGAGAAGCTGAGGCTGCTGGAGGAGGAGAATCATCAGCTGAGAGAAGAG GCCTCTCAACTCGACACTCTTGAGGATGAGGAACAGATGCTCATTCTGGAGTGTGTGGAGCAGTTTT CGGAGGCCAGCCAACAGATGGCTGAGCTGTCGGAGGTGCTGGTGCTCAGGCTGGAAAACTATGAACGGCAGCAGCAGGAGGTCGCTCGGCTGCAGGCCCAGGTGCTGAAGCTGCAGCAGCGCTGCCGGATG GAGACTCTTCCTGGTTTCCAGGAGACGCTGGCTGAGGAGCGCAGAACGTCTCTAAGGAGGATGATCTCAGACCCTGTGTATTTTATGGAGAG GAATTATGAGATGCCCAGAGGGGACACATCCAGCCTAAG AGCCCCAGCCATGGACCTAAGATGGGTAGAGAAAACACTTTCCCTCCTCTACAGCCCTCAGGTGGCGGGTAGCTCAAGGTAA
- the HAP1 gene encoding huntingtin-associated protein 1 isoform X7 has product MRPKRSGRCCAGSRLGPGDPAALTCAPSPSASPAPEPSAQPQARGTGQRAGSLAASGSQFLSEARTGARPASEAGAKAGARRPSAFSAIQGDVRSMPDNSDAPWTRFVFQGPFGSRATGRGTGKAAGIWKTPASYVGRRPGVSGPERAAFIRELEEALCPNLPLPVKKITQEDVKVMLYLLEELLPPVWESVTYGMVLLQRERDLNTAARIGQSLVKQNSVLMEENSKLEALLGSAKEEILHLRHQVNLRDELLQLYSDSDEEDEDEDEEEEEEEEQEEEEAEEDQQCAHPCDAPKLILQEALLHQHHCPQLEALQEKLRLLEEENHQLREEASQLDTLEDEEQMLILECVEQFSEASQQMAELSEVLVLRLENYERQQQEVARLQAQVLKLQQRCRMYGAETEKLQKQLASEKEIQMQLQEELQDLREKYMDCGGMLIETQEEVKTLRQQPPVSTGSATHYPYSVPLETLPGFQETLAEERRTSLRRMISDPVYFMERNYEMPRGDTSSLRAPAMDLRWVEKTLSLLYSPQVAGSSR; this is encoded by the exons ATGCGCCCGAAGAGGTCGGGCCGGTGCTGCGCGGGGAGCCGGCTCGGACCCGGGGACCCAGCAGCCCTCACCTGTGCACCTTCGCCCTCAGCCAGTCCCGCTCCGGAGCCCTCTGCGCAGCCGCAGGCACGGGGCACTGGACAGAGAGCAGGATCCCTAGCCGCCTCTGGATCCCAGTTCCTCTCGGAAGCCCGCACCGGAGCTCGCCCAGCCTCCGAGGCTGGAGCCAAGGCAGGAGCCCGGCGCCCGTCCGCATTCTCGGCCATCCAAGGGGATGTCCGGTCTATGCCCGACAATTCGGACGCGCCGTGGACCCGCTTCGTATTCCAAGGGCCGTTTGGTTCCCGGGCCACTGGCCGGGGGACTGGAAAGGCAGCGGGCATCTGGAAGACGCCAGCCTCCTACGTTGGCCGGCGACCCGGGGTGTCCGGCCCTGAGCGCGCCGCCTTTATTCGGGAGCTGGAGGAAG CACTGTGTCCTAACCTACCTCTGCCAGTCAAAAAGATCACCCAGGAAGACGTCAAAGTGATGTTATATTTGCTGGAGGAG CTTCTCCCACCTGTCTGGGAGAGCGTTACCTATGGGATGGTCCttctgcagagagagagggaccTGAACACTGCAGCTCGCATTGGCCAGTCCCTGGTGAAACAGAACAGTGTTTTGATGGAGGAGAACAGCAAGCTGGAAGCCCTGCTGGGCTCAGCCAAGGAGGAG ATTTTACACCTCAGACACCAGGTGAACTTGCGGGATGAGCTCCTCCAGCTCTACTCAGATTCTGAtgaggaggatgaggatgaggatgaagaagaggaggaggaagaggaacaggaagaagaggaagcagaGGAAGACCAGCAGTGTGCTCATCCCTGTGATGCCCCTAAGCT GATTTTGCAGGAGGCATTGCTGCACCAGCACCACTGCCCACAGCTGGAAGCCTTGCAGGAGAAGCTGAGGCTGCTGGAGGAGGAGAATCATCAGCTGAGAGAAGAG GCCTCTCAACTCGACACTCTTGAGGATGAGGAACAGATGCTCATTCTGGAGTGTGTGGAGCAGTTTT CGGAGGCCAGCCAACAGATGGCTGAGCTGTCGGAGGTGCTGGTGCTCAGGCTGGAAAACTATGAACGGCAGCAGCAGGAGGTCGCTCGGCTGCAGGCCCAGGTGCTGAAGCTGCAGCAGCGCTGCCGGATG TATGGGGCTGAGACTGAAAAGTTGCAGAAGCAGCTGGCTTCAGAGAAGGAAATCCAGATGCAGCTCCAGGAAGAG CTGCAGGACCTGCGGGAGAAGTACATGGATTGTGGGGGCATGCTGATTGAGACGCAGGAGGAGGTGAAGACCCTCCGCCAGCAACCCCCGGTGTCCACTGGGTCTGCCACCCATTACCCATACAGCGTGCCTCTG GAGACTCTTCCTGGTTTCCAGGAGACGCTGGCTGAGGAGCGCAGAACGTCTCTAAGGAGGATGATCTCAGACCCTGTGTATTTTATGGAGAG GAATTATGAGATGCCCAGAGGGGACACATCCAGCCTAAG AGCCCCAGCCATGGACCTAAGATGGGTAGAGAAAACACTTTCCCTCCTCTACAGCCCTCAGGTGGCGGGTAGCTCAAGGTAA
- the HAP1 gene encoding huntingtin-associated protein 1 isoform X3, with protein sequence MRPKRSGRCCAGSRLGPGDPAALTCAPSPSASPAPEPSAQPQARGTGQRAGSLAASGSQFLSEARTGARPASEAGAKAGARRPSAFSAIQGDVRSMPDNSDAPWTRFVFQGPFGSRATGRGTGKAAGIWKTPASYVGRRPGVSGPERAAFIRELEEALCPNLPLPVKKITQEDVKVMLYLLEELLPPVWESVTYGMVLLQRERDLNTAARIGQSLVKQNSVLMEENSKLEALLGSAKEEILHLRHQVNLRDELLQLYSDSDEEDEDEDEEEEEEEEQEEEEAEEDQQCAHPCDAPKLILQEALLHQHHCPQLEALQEKLRLLEEENHQLREEASQLDTLEDEEQMLILECVEQFSEASQQMAELSEVLVLRLENYERQQQEVARLQAQVLKLQQRCRMLQDLREKYMDCGGMLIETQEEVKTLRQQPPVSTGSATHYPYSVPLETLPGFQETLAEERRTSLRRMISDPVYFMERNYEMPRGDTSSLRYDFRYSEDREQVQGFEAEEGLMLAADIMRGEDFTPAEELVPQEELGAAKKVPAEEGVMEEAELVSEETEGWEEVELELDEATWMNVVTSALEASGLGPSHLDMNYVLQQLANWQDAHYRRQLRWKMLQKSECPHGALPAASRTSCRSSCR encoded by the exons ATGCGCCCGAAGAGGTCGGGCCGGTGCTGCGCGGGGAGCCGGCTCGGACCCGGGGACCCAGCAGCCCTCACCTGTGCACCTTCGCCCTCAGCCAGTCCCGCTCCGGAGCCCTCTGCGCAGCCGCAGGCACGGGGCACTGGACAGAGAGCAGGATCCCTAGCCGCCTCTGGATCCCAGTTCCTCTCGGAAGCCCGCACCGGAGCTCGCCCAGCCTCCGAGGCTGGAGCCAAGGCAGGAGCCCGGCGCCCGTCCGCATTCTCGGCCATCCAAGGGGATGTCCGGTCTATGCCCGACAATTCGGACGCGCCGTGGACCCGCTTCGTATTCCAAGGGCCGTTTGGTTCCCGGGCCACTGGCCGGGGGACTGGAAAGGCAGCGGGCATCTGGAAGACGCCAGCCTCCTACGTTGGCCGGCGACCCGGGGTGTCCGGCCCTGAGCGCGCCGCCTTTATTCGGGAGCTGGAGGAAG CACTGTGTCCTAACCTACCTCTGCCAGTCAAAAAGATCACCCAGGAAGACGTCAAAGTGATGTTATATTTGCTGGAGGAG CTTCTCCCACCTGTCTGGGAGAGCGTTACCTATGGGATGGTCCttctgcagagagagagggaccTGAACACTGCAGCTCGCATTGGCCAGTCCCTGGTGAAACAGAACAGTGTTTTGATGGAGGAGAACAGCAAGCTGGAAGCCCTGCTGGGCTCAGCCAAGGAGGAG ATTTTACACCTCAGACACCAGGTGAACTTGCGGGATGAGCTCCTCCAGCTCTACTCAGATTCTGAtgaggaggatgaggatgaggatgaagaagaggaggaggaagaggaacaggaagaagaggaagcagaGGAAGACCAGCAGTGTGCTCATCCCTGTGATGCCCCTAAGCT GATTTTGCAGGAGGCATTGCTGCACCAGCACCACTGCCCACAGCTGGAAGCCTTGCAGGAGAAGCTGAGGCTGCTGGAGGAGGAGAATCATCAGCTGAGAGAAGAG GCCTCTCAACTCGACACTCTTGAGGATGAGGAACAGATGCTCATTCTGGAGTGTGTGGAGCAGTTTT CGGAGGCCAGCCAACAGATGGCTGAGCTGTCGGAGGTGCTGGTGCTCAGGCTGGAAAACTATGAACGGCAGCAGCAGGAGGTCGCTCGGCTGCAGGCCCAGGTGCTGAAGCTGCAGCAGCGCTGCCGGATG CTGCAGGACCTGCGGGAGAAGTACATGGATTGTGGGGGCATGCTGATTGAGACGCAGGAGGAGGTGAAGACCCTCCGCCAGCAACCCCCGGTGTCCACTGGGTCTGCCACCCATTACCCATACAGCGTGCCTCTG GAGACTCTTCCTGGTTTCCAGGAGACGCTGGCTGAGGAGCGCAGAACGTCTCTAAGGAGGATGATCTCAGACCCTGTGTATTTTATGGAGAG GAATTATGAGATGCCCAGAGGGGACACATCCAGCCTAAG GTATGATTTTCGCTACAGTGAGGATCGAGAGCAGGTGCAGGGGTTTGAGGCTGAGGAAGGGTTGATGCTGGCAGCAGATATTATGCGGGGGGAAGATTTCACGCCTGCGGAGGAGTTGGTGCCCCAGGAGGAGCTGGGGGCTGCCAAGAAGGTGCCGGCTGAGGAAGGGGTGATGGAAGAGGCAGAGCTGGTGTCAGAGGAGACCGAGGGCTGGGAGGAGGTGGAACTGGAGCTGGATGAGGCAACGTGGATGAACGTGGTGACATCAGCCCTGGAGGCCAGCGGCTTGGGCCCTTCACACCTGGACATGAATTATGTCCTCCAGCAGCTGGCCAACTGGCAAGATGCCCATTACAGGCGGCAGCTGAGGTGGAAGATGCTCCAGAAAAGTGAGTGCCCCCACGGGGCCCTCCCTGCCGCCAGCCGGACAAGCTGCAGATCGTCGTGCCGATGA